The window GCTTTGGCCGCCTCCCATGGCGAGCGGAGGCGAGAGGAACGAACTCTCCCGTCTGTTCCCTCACCCGATAGTATTTGAGTCTGTGACTATAGCACTATGGAGACCCCACCGCAAGTCCAAGAGCCAAAGCCCACTAATCCACTTCTACCACCTAATCTTGGGCCATTAAAAAAATTGCAATCAGCTCACGTAACCACCAGACCAGTAGCTGTCAGTCCATTTATTTTCGTAATTATCTATCCAACTACCTTATAAAGTCAATATCTCAGCCATTTTAACTCTGTTTAATCtaattctttttcctaaattcaTCTAAAATCAATCTCTATTTAATACAACAATATTTGTGCGATGTATTGATGTATGTTTGCTTTGCTTGTATGATTGTTTGTGCACGACTCTGTCGAAATAGAATCGATTCCGGAGGAGAGTCCGGAGGAACCAGGAGATCAGGagaccgccgccgtcgatgcgtatgaaagcgaaggcaagtctcaTCGATCCCTTACGTTGACTATGATTGATCCCAAGTAAGGTCAAATATAAAATTTGCTAGACTTAGGGATTGCATGAGACGATACACTGAGGGAATTGAGAGAAACCATTGACTGAAGCCATGTTGCATATTGATTTACTGTCAGACTTGCATATTATCTGATCTTGTTAATTGATGAAATTGGAATGGGAATGAGACCAGGGCAGTGTGGAATGTGTTGGAGcatgcgctaccgtggtggtagacttgcGACCGAGCTCTGTCGTGGTGACATCTCGAGTTTGGTTGGTCATGGTTGTTGACTGCCCTAAGGAACCTTAAGGACCGTGTGTTGtggtgccatctcacctaacctactttcagtacgaccacatgagtttgtatgggcaaaccttagtctaatcccactggctaacctgATAGTCATCCGGGGTGGATATATTTTGGGGTGATACCTGGATTGGTCAAGACCCTGGGGGTTTGTGtgcgactagtcggggttgagccacggctgggtgtcggctatgacggagccgtctctggacggtgaagtgcgtgtgggtaaagcgtacaacctctacagagtgtacaatccattcgaatggtccgtgtcctcgGTTTGGATAGGTTACGGTGTGGACATCTCAACTAGATGAGCTACCTAGCCCCTGAGATGGATGACTGTTTGGGTTACCTTTAATACTATATTTGTTatttattctagttgattaatggACCTTCGCATATTAATCTATAACTCCCTCCCGTAAGGGTGAggtgggacttgctgagtactttcgtactcaacccttgttgatcatttttttcagaggatcctgactttgtgcctgaagattacgagtagatcgtgtccgcacccaagctgatcgagtggagccgtgatggacgaAGAGCTAGTCTTTCATGTCGTTATGCTACTCGTTATCCTGTGGTTATTTGCGGTAGCTTtttgttgtcactttactcctcgtgTACgggttaaataaagctctgcaGGActttggactccacttgatgtaacatgtattgtacCGGAGACTTGCGTTGgttattaatacatggtttagcctcgaTCTTTGGGATCGGGGCACTTCACTAGCCTTTCACGTTTATATTCAATCGcaactagatccctgaagcaccgcTTAAACCATAGATTTGCCATTCTAGTTctgttttccgcgtttcttgctCTCTCGTAACCATAGTAACGAGCCATATCCTTTAGTACGCTCTTTTAAAGTCTTTCTtctgttttggtgtattgttcttagttgtacttgttgtttgctttgtatgtttgctccaTGATTACCTCGAGTAGAAGTATCGCTGTTCTAAGATTGAAGAATCAATAAttgcaagtgagcaaaagctgaagagcagtaagagtagcttttcgttggagaaagacaagtgaccctaaccatacttctatctatgcttatttatgagaatacttgatttaattggaacatggagaactacccaagaaaacagtacaaccacaatactatatggctctggttttggctaagtaactagatgatctatatgtcgtgcctgggcgtttgattggtggatttttcgggttatcgtgctttgaggagcgggtgaaggaagcttcgtcttctgaggcaCCGCAGAAAAATGGACCAatgcgtacatatagtgattctttggaaaagcctcgtagtgaatccctagccactcaccaaaAGAAGTGTTTAGGGGctttgcaaacccgggcgacatgggaaacacgaattgtgggtaaagtgtacaacctctgcagagttaaaactaaccggttagccgtgctcacggtcaagagcggtttggaccctcacatgattaataaacttaaagatggatataaatcacattctggttatttcttgtggccttgctgagtaccaaccataagtgtattcacccttacttactgctgctcagaaggagaacgttgtggtgaagtcttttgaagatgatactgagttctaggcgtacgcaacccccagtcgattgcctgtgaagtttgaagccttcgtttccaggataagttgTATAACTCTGATGATGTTTTAATTGTTgttttttcgtgatactgttactaattattcacttataatgtctctatatgtatgaaacttgatcctggcatacatatagatttgcattcggttttgtccttaaaaccgggtgtgagaAAACCCAAtaagaaatttatttatttggttCGTTGATTGTTTATTTGTGCAACAATAGGGATATGCTGATCTTACTTTTGTATTTAATCTCTTTTTTACTTGTTACCTAATGGAAGAGATAAAGATTAGATAGTTAATCGGGTATTTCGGGAAAATacgaacccaaacccaaaatttCAGATATTTCTTTTTTCGGGTTAATTTCATATAGCATTTTTAGATACCCGAATTTTTGATTACCTAAATTACCGATTCAAATTAGCCGAACGCCCAGTCTTGCTCAGCGGGAGTACTTGGTTGCTACACCATGTCGATAGGGTGGAGGTGCTGCTCTAGTGCTCTTCAGTTTTATGACACTGCTAATTAATTATGTGGATTTACGTTCCATGCACATAACCAAAGGTTCTGCAATTTCTGATAAACATACATAAGAAAATAATTAACTCTTGTTATGCTTCAGACTGATAAAATTCTAAACATATAGAGATTCATTTAGTGCAATAAGAATAAAATGATAAGCCTCCATGAGTTTTAATAAACACATAGATATTTTGCTAGTTATAGAGTAATTTCACAATTATGAATCAAATCAAAGAACATCTTGATGATTGCATAGTTGGATGCTTCAATAATATTGTCGGGTGAGATAGTATTAGCTATACTATACAAGAATACACTATAGTAGTATATATACATTGTAGGCTTTAATATTCATACCAAGTCTCTAGTTCATTTTCTTCGTTCTACTTCATATATAGTTCAGTATCTTAACTCAAATTGTTTACTACTATAAATCTGACTgatttttaaaatatattaaATTGAATTATTAGTGTCTctataaatttaattaaaatagAGAATATGACCAAATTCTAGAATTAATGAACAatcaatttggaatggagggagtattcaCCCACCATCCCCAAGCGCCCAACGCGTCCATTCTCGTTCTCTCCACTCTCCACTCTCCACTAAAACCCAAAAAGCCGCAACGCAAACCCTAGCCTGTACCACAAATCTCAGCCGCCAGCGAGGGACACGCCTCGAGCCTTGAgcagcgaggcgagtaagggaGAGCTAAAGAGAGATGGGGCGGCCGTACGCGGTGAAGGGGCGCAAGAAGAAGCGCAAggtcgacgaggcggcggcctcggacgccgcaccgcccgccgaagaggcggaggagctgccgccgccggaggaggctggcggcgaggaaaaggagggggaggatggggcggcagcggtggtggagggggaggagcacgcggcggtggaggggctCCCGGTCGTGCCCAGGCCGGTGGACGGGAAGTGGCGGCCCGGCGCCATCTTCGTGCTCGAGAGGGCCTGCCTCGAGGTCGGCAAAGTCGGCAAGGTACGGTAATTAGGCTGCAGCAAGAAATTGCTCTGCTTTCTTGTGATGTTCCACGACCAATTCGTGCTGGCTCCGTTGGATGATTTATGTACTGTTTGGGTTCGGTCCTGTGCTTAGATTAAGGGGCGATTTGTTCGAGTAATTGGTTTGTTCACACAGTTTTTGTACTGTTCGTTTGTAGGGAAAGGGGCAAAAGCTGAGTAATTTTCACCTTATAATGAAACTTAAATGTGCAGATTTTTGTGAGAAAAAGCACTAGCTTTGACACCTTCGGAATTGTGTGGAACtgcatgaaaaaaaatcaagggtGACAGAATGCTAGTGGATCAATTGTATGCCTTATATGAAGATTTGCTTACTGTCTTGTGATTTTTGTAATTGAACTGAAGGGAACCAAGTTTGAGGTGCTGGTTTCATGACTCTCGATGTAGGTGTTTGATCATGATTTTGCACAGGGCCAATTATTTTCTTGTGTTCTCAGGGCTTGTACCATAGTAGGCTCGTCGTTGTCAGTTTTTGGCTATAGATAATGCAATTCTTTCCTCAGTAAAAAGATCGTTTCTTGGCAATATTATACAATACCATTGTAGCAATGCTAATTAAACTTTACCATTCACTTGAGTGCAGAGTTGTAGATTTGCTGCAATAGATTGTTTATAGTTCCATTTATGTAAAAAAGCTTATTCAAACTTTCCTGATTTCCTGATTGTGTACAGATCTACAGCTTCTGTTTcatttcaaacaaaatttgagtgTAAAACAACTATGTCATACATGGGTAGTAATCTTGACAATTTCGTTTACCATCGTGCGCAGACTATGCAAATCCTGAACTCAGATGATCATGCTAATTATTTGAGGAAGCAGAATCGCAATCCTGCTGACTATAGGCCTGATATCATTCATCAGGTAATGTCAATTTCTTAAAACTACTGGCTATGGATTAAAGATGTTCCCTTTATATTTGATCATCAAGTCCTTGCTTCAAAGTAAATGTAAATCAGACAACAACTCTGTATGAAATCATGAAGTATTTCATTGCTTATTTCCTTATCTATTCTTGTTTTCCATTTGATCATTCCAACGTCCTATATTATCTGTTTTGTTCGTTTGGTGGACTTGCCACAGTTTGGACCTCTTAGTATCTGATAGATTTGTCTGAGTGAGGTTACTCCAGAGAGCTTCTTTGTATATTATTCCAccaaaaacaaaacatgagtgaTCTGGTGCAGATTGGAATATAGTTGATTGGACCTGCCCAATAAGAATTTCTCTTACATACATTGAATTTGCttccaaaatattttgcaggcTCTACTGGCGATATTTGACAGCCCTTTAACTAAAGCTGGAAGGCTACAAGCTGTTTATGTGAGGACTGAAAAGGGAGTATTGTTTGAAATCAAACCTTATGTCCGCATGCCACGAACATTTAAACGTTTTTGTGGTTTAATGTGTATGTTACTTATAAACTCATACCTTATGTACCTTTTGTGCTTGTATTCTTTCGATTATTATACTGATGTGCAGGTAACTAATGATATTGCAGCACAATTATTGCAAAAGCTGAGCATTACAGCAGTTGGGAAACGCGAGAAGCTCCTTAATGTTGTTAAAAATCCTGTTACCCGCTATCTACCTGTTGGTGCACGGAAAGTTGGTGAGTTTATATTCTTGAGTATAAACATGTTTCGATACAAGTTAGATATGTTAATTGATGTTTTTGAATACCTAGGGCTTTCATTTAGTGCTGAGAAGTCAGTCAACTTGTTTGACTATGTTGCTAAATCCAGTGATGATGAACCCCTAGTGTTTGTGGTGAGTAAAAGCTGTGACACTGTCATAAAGCTGAACAGTTTTGATTTGTTAATCTTTGTGCCTAATCCTGTGCTGTCTGCACGTTATTTCAGGTTGGTGCCATGGCCCATGGAAAGATCGACAAGGAATACACAGATGATTACATCCAAAGTAAGTAGTGATGTTTTAGAACAATAAAACTATCCGATGCTAAGTAAGATCAACTCAGTGGTGATGGTGACATTCTATATTTGTTAATTAATTCTAAATTTGCCCCGTGCACATGTTCAGGATTATGCCATAGGTTTCCTTTCAGTTGTAAGTTTACTGTATAGATGATTTGTCTAATTCCAGGAAGATTTCTTAGAAAAGTCTCAACTCAGCAGCAACTGGCCTTAACTTGGTAGCAACTTGGAATTATGATCCTTTTATTTTAAATGATGAATAAATTATCCCTCTTCTGACTATTTTGAGCATGAGCCATTTTTGCTTGTTCTATAATCTCTTTTGTAGAACAAGAAACTGTCAAATAAATGTTCAGAAATCAGAACCACACGCTTCTTAATTCGCTTGGACAAACTGCTAATTTAAATGTTCAGAACCACACACTTCTTAAGTCTCTTGGACAAACTGCTAATTTTTAGTCTCGTGTCTAGAGATgatttttccccttttttttggGTGCCTTAGCTGTAAAGGCTGTAATATAACCATAGTGACCACTGTTCCTTATTGGTGCAGTTTG is drawn from Panicum virgatum strain AP13 chromosome 1N, P.virgatum_v5, whole genome shotgun sequence and contains these coding sequences:
- the LOC120655469 gene encoding ribosomal RNA small subunit methyltransferase nep-1-like, producing the protein MGRPYAVKGRKKKRKVDEAAASDAAPPAEEAEELPPPEEAGGEEKEGEDGAAAVVEGEEHAAVEGLPVVPRPVDGKWRPGAIFVLERACLEVGKVGKTMQILNSDDHANYLRKQNRNPADYRPDIIHQALLAIFDSPLTKAGRLQAVYVRTEKGVLFEIKPYVRMPRTFKRFCGLMSQLLQKLSITAVGKREKLLNVVKNPVTRYLPVGARKVGLSFSAEKSVNLFDYVAKSSDDEPLVFVVGAMAHGKIDKEYTDDYIQICNYPLSAACCLNRICSSLEQKWNIQ